Proteins encoded by one window of Haematobia irritans isolate KBUSLIRL chromosome 2, ASM5000362v1, whole genome shotgun sequence:
- the LOC142225036 gene encoding uncharacterized protein LOC142225036, whose translation MTALLNFTRISDSLIIFNAGITDDILANSSVHSLEVHREEIREIWQRVKPSYDESLNELSSHTGEETKQDIETIQARYQTVNLPPCDTEVFHGDYSSWPTFRDLFTAIYINNSRLSLVEKLFHLNNKTRGEARDIVRKAPLTNDGFDVAWNGLKTRFENKRLLINSQLKILLNLENISTETTDSIKLLQSTVNGVISSLKLYQVDVRTWDPIFVYICCTKLPEVTLTLWEQSVKSKTECPPWGELDCFLTTRFQTLETVCDLSTASASVKVFTGNKVSAKSSIQKRSHISKDCKSTYNCVHCGQRHNTYLHRNNSSTHEQTAPISRTVSEISEGDPNYAPESENSLSNTESTTNAVQSCAATGTKMVLLGTAIVDVIHHGDVFKARALFDNGSEASFISQSFFNLLKLESNAITTEISGLNGSVSAWSYKSCALKISSPIQPHTLIHATTIVIPKLTSSLPAFTANSNILFGSDIIPTLMLQGVMTEVCGSLMAQETIFGWILTGPISKTSVVSFHTTVCLHNDIALDKQISKFWEMEDLPRKKQLSPDEQFCEENFQKTTKRDLFGRYVVTLPFKENFRKAIKLGQSRGIAVAQFLRNENRILKNVDLNEQYSKVLKEYIDLGHMKGISSIQYPNYENSYYMPHHAVVRPESSTTKVRVVFNASSSTSNGISLDDTLHCGPSLQKDLNNLLLNWRFHKIVFNGDIEKMYRQILVDSEHTPFQRIIYRNSPLEELSEYELQTVTFGVNCAPYLAMRVIQQLAVDVMDTHPLASDVLQSCMYVDDVLAGSHDVHSSIRMKSQLVSALKSAGFSLRKWTSNSKEFLASIPKEYLLNEEFLEFEDSSMAKTLGVRWNARSDCFYFSAKTLNNSTNPTKRQVLSEISKLFDPAGWLCPYIVLAKLLMRDIWVSKIGWDEQLCPEDLRSWNLFVENYSQIGEMRIARWLNFTPGCDVQLHGFCDASERAYAAAIYIRISTPIGSVTTHLLTAKSKVSPLKTISIPRLELCGALLLSETMDSIQNALPIQSYEIYCWTDSTIVLAWLSQPSYHRKTFVANRVSKISEIVGKEHWYHVESKDNPADIGSRGAYPKEFSSNNLWLYGPPWLKLAPSFWPLSNPNLVDESLLEPKTIQVHCSNSHNFEDPLNRFSSLGRALRVLSYVFRFTFICKKMTRFDSITISSSEISNVRNRLILLAQKQHFPLEYKQLSNKKELQKSSSLSNLNPFLDKDKLLRIHSRIDTSNNLTYDERFPLILPYKYSYLEEDVQILFTPTTEKLSLVRQKH comes from the exons ATGACTGCTTTACTTAATTTCACGCGTATCTCCGATagcttaataatttttaatgctggTATAACCGATGATATTCTCGCCAACTCCTCGGTCCATTCTCTGGAAGTCCATAGAGAGGAAATCCGAGAGATCTGGCAGCGGGTAAAGCCATCATACGATGAAAGCCTGAATGAGCTTTCCTCCCATACTGGTGAGGAAACTAAACAAGATATTGAGACAATACAGGCACGATATCAAACA GTGAATTTACCCCCCTGCGATACCGAGGTCTTTCACGGGGACTATTCATCTTGGCCCACATTCCGTGACCTCTTCACGGCCATCTACATAAATAACTCCAGGTTATCATTAGTGGAAAAGctgtttcatttaaataataagaCCAGAGGCGAAGCACGGGATATAGTTCGAAAGGCTCCATTGACAAATGATGGATTCGATGTGGCCTGGAATGGGCTCAAAACCCGTTTTGAGAATAAACGCCTACTGATAAATTCACAgcttaaaattctattaaactTGGAAAATATTTCTACGGAGACGACTGACTCCATCAAACTTCTCCAAAGCACTGTAAATGGCGTTATTTCATCTCTCAAACTGTATCAAGTTGATGTAAGGACATGGGACCCTATTTTTGTGTATATTTGCTGTACCAAACTTCCAGAAGTTACGCTTACTCTATGGGAACAATCCGTTAAATCCAAAACTGAATGTCCACCATGGGGTGAGCTTGATTGTTTTCTCACCACAAGATTCCAAACTCTGGAAACCGTATGCGATCTTTCTACTGCATCTGCTTCCGTCAAAGTTTTTACTGGGAACAAGGTTTCTGCCAAATCGTCCATCCAGAAAAGG AGCCATATATCTAAAGACTGCAAGAGCACTTACAATTGTGTCCATTGTGGCCAGAGACATAATACCTATCTTCATAGGAATAATTCAAGTACACATGAGCAGACCGCACCCATTTCTAGGACCGTTTCCGAAATATCCGAAGGTGACCCGAATTATGCCCCCGAATCTGAGAACTCTCTTAGTAATACGGAATCTACTACCAATGCAGTTCAATCCTGTGCTGCTACAGGCACTAAAATGGTTCTTCTGGGCACAGCCATTGTCGACGTTATTCACCATGGCGATGTATTTAAAGCTAGGGCGCTGTTCGATAATGGTTCAGAAGCGTCATTCATTTCCCAAagcttttttaatttattaaaattggaaagTAATGCTATTACAACTGAGATATCCGGACTGAATGGATCTGTCTCGGCTTGGTCGTATAAATCATGCgctttaaaaatttcttctcCTATTCAGCCTCATACTTTAATACATGCTACCACTATTGTTATACCTAAACTCACTTCTTCGTTGCCAGCATTTACAGCGAATTCGA atatattatttggttcaGATATTATTCCGACGTTGATGCTTCAGGGAGTTATGACAGAGGTCTGTGGATCCCTTATGGCGCAGGAGACCATCTTTGGATGGATACTCACTGGGCCAATTTCAAAAACATCTGTTGTGTCATTTCATACGACTGTTTGCCTTCACAATGATATTGCTTTAGACAAACAGATATCCAAATTTTGGGAGATGGAAGATCTCCCAAGGAAGAAGCAATTATCTCCGgatgaacaattttgtgaagAGAACTTCCAAAAGACAACTAAGCGGGACTTATTCGGAAGATACGTGGTAACGCTTCCTTTCAAAGAAAACTTTCGAAAGGCCATAAAACTGGGCCAATCGAGAGGTATTGCAGTTGCTCAATTCCTTAGAAATGAGAACcgcattttaaaaaatgtcgatCTTAATGAACAATACTCCAAGGTTCTTAAAGAGTACATTGACCTGGGTCATATGAAAGGTATCTCTTCCATACAATATCCTAACTACGAAAATTCGTATTATATGCCACACCACGCCGTTGTCCGTCCGGAAAGTAGCACTACTAAAGTTCGAGTAGTGTTTAATGCCTCGTCGTCCACATCCAATGGAATTAGCTTGGACGACACACTTCACTGTGGTCCATCCCTCCAGAAAGACTTAAATAATTTGCTCCTCAATTGGCGATTTCACAAAATTGTGTTCAATGGCGACATCGAAAAGATGTACCGCCAAATTCTGGTTGATTCCGAGCATACCCCATTCCAGCGAATTATTTATCGCAATTCTCCGCTTGAGGAACTTTCGGAATATGAGTTACAGACCGTAACATTTGGTGTCAACTGTGCACCTTACTTAGCGATGCGGGTTATTCAGCAGCTAGCCGTGGACGTTATGGACACTCATCCATTGGCTAGTGACGTTCTACAGTCGTGCATGTATGTGGATGACGTTTTGGCTGGTAGCCATGACGTACATTCTTCCATTCGTATGAAGAGCCAACTAGTTTCGGCATTAAAGTCCGCTGGATTTTCGCTACGGAAATGGACTTCTAACTCAAAGGAATTTCTTGCATCCATTCCCaaagaatatttattaaatgAAGAATTTCTGGAGTTTGAAGACAGTAGCATGGCAAAAACATTGGGGGTTAGATGGAACGCCCGTTCGGACTGTTTCTACTTTTCTGCAAAGACCTTAAACAATTCTACGAATCCGACAAAGAGACAAGTTCTCTCCGAAATTTCGAAACTTTTCGATCCGGCGGGCTGGCTTTGTCCATATATTGTTCTTGCCAAGCTACTGATGAGGGATATATGGGTGTCAAAAATTGGATGGGACGAACAGCTGTGTCCTGAAGATCTCAGATCATGGAATCTGTTCGTAGAAAATTATTCCCAAATCGGAGAGATGAGGATTGCTAGGTGGTTAAATTTTACGCCAGGTTGTGACGTACAACTACATGGATTCTGCGATGCGTCCGAAAGGGCATATGCCGCGGCCATTTATATTCGTATTTCGACACCAATAGGATCCGTTACCACTCATCTTCTAACCGCAAAGTCCAAAGTTTCTCCATTGAAGACGATATCAATTCCTCGTCTCGAATTATGTGGCGCATTGCTTCTTTCCGAAACCATGGATTCTATACAGAATGCATTGCCTATTCAGTCCTACGAGATTTACTGTTGGACCGATTCCACAATTGTGCTAGCTTGGCTAAGCCAGCCATCTTACCACAGGAAgacatttgtggcaaatcgggttTCAAAAATTTCCGAGATTGTAGGTAAAGAGCATTGGTACCATGTAGAGTCCAAAGACAACCCTGCAGACATTGGTTCCCGTGGAGCCTACCCTAAAGAATTTTCCAGTAATAACCTTTGGTTGTATGGTCCACCTTGGCTAAAATTAGCTCCAAGTTTCTGGCCACTTTCGAATCCCAATTTAGTAGATGAAAGCCTCCTTGAGCCTAAAACAATTCAAGTGCATTGCTCAAATTCTCATAATTTTGAAGACCCTTTGAATAGGTTCTCCTCTTTAGGAAGAGCCCTACGGGTTCTGTCCTATGTATTCCGTTTTACTTTCATATGTAAAAAGATGACACGATTCGATTCCATAACAATATCAAGCTCCGAAATTTCAAATGTGAGGAATCGTCTTATACTACTTGCCCAGAAACAACATTTCCCATTGGAGTACAAGCAGCTATCGAACAAAAAAGAACTTCAAAAATCTAGCTCACTTTCAAATCTAAATCCTTTTTTGGATAAAGATAAATTACTGAGAATTCACAGCCGTATTGACACTTCCAATAATTTAACGTATGACGAGCGCTTCCCCCTTATATTGCCATACAAAT ATTCATATCTCGAAGAGGATGTCCAAATACTCTTTACTCCGACAACGGAAAAACTTTCGTTGGTGCGTCAAAAACATTAA
- the LOC142225037 gene encoding uncharacterized protein LOC142225037 encodes MAGSHKFTFEEFSTILSRIEACLNSRPISPMSENPEELLALTPGHFLIGGPILCPAEPIESETRLSIFNRWRRVKALSQQFSARWKHEYLKELHKRNKWKSPQPNVKIGSMVVVRDENLPPNEWRLGRISKLYYGKDNLVRMVDILTQKGTITRPTVKIVLLPPC; translated from the coding sequence ATGGCGGGCTCTCATAAATTTACCTTTGAAGAATTTTCCACCATACTTTCACGTATCGAAGCATGCTTAAACTCAAGGCCAATATCCCCAATGTCCGAAAATCCTGAAGAGTTACTCGCACTAACTCCAGGCCATTTTCTAATTGGGGGTCCTATTCTTTGTCCGGCTGAGCCTATAGAATCCGAAACTAGGCTATCCATATTTAATCGATGGCGTCGAGTAAAGGCTCTTTCCCAGCAATTCTCGGCCCGATGGAAACACGAATATTTAAAGGAGCTCCACAAGCGCAATAAGTGGAAGAGTCCTCAGCCTAATGTCAAAATAGGATCCATGGTTGTGGTCAGAGATGAAAATCTACCTCCAAATGAATGGAGGTTAGGGCGTATTTCCAAACTTTATTACGGGAAGGATAACTTGGTTCGAATGGTAGATATCCTCACCCAGAAGGGTACTATAACGCGGCcaacagtaaaaattgttttacttCCTCCATGTTAA